In the genome of Tripterygium wilfordii isolate XIE 37 chromosome 19, ASM1340144v1, whole genome shotgun sequence, one region contains:
- the LOC119985392 gene encoding premnaspirodiene oxygenase-like isoform X1, whose translation MLGRYQHWLFLRQSTQKRTYGGQEEFISYAMKTLKLAGGFNILDMFPSMKLLHQITGENSKLEKLHEQSEEIVGNIINQHIKDSKTRKLDAEEDLLDVLLKFHEEGDFPLTINNIKSVIKDMFGAGSETSATVVDWAIAEMMKNPRVMKKAQAEVRQVFDSRGIVDEKGIPDLNYLKLVIKETLRVHPPAPLLLPRENLESVVIDGYEIPVKTKVIVNGWAIGRDPKYWTDPETFYPERFLENSVDFKGTNFEYIPFGAGRRMCPGITLGLANTELQLSQLLYYFDWKLPNGMNGEDISMMESFGLTVRRREDMYLIPTPYHP comes from the exons ATGTTGGGGAGGTACCAACATTGGTTGTTTCTTCGGCAGAGTACGCAAAAGAG GACATATGGTGGACAAGAAGAATTCATATCATATGCTATGAAAACCCTAAAGTTAGCAGGAGGATTCAATATCTTGGATATGTTTCCTTCTATGAAATTGCTTCATCAAATTACTGGAGAAAACTCAAAACTTGAGAAGTTACATGAACAAagtgaagagattgttggaaaCATTATCAACCAACACATTAAGGATTCGAAAACCAGAAAACTCGATGCAGAGGAAGATCTACTCGATGTTCTCTTGAAATTTCATGAGGAGGGTGACTTTCCATTAACCATCAACAATATCAAATCAGTAATTAAG GACATGTTTGGTGCTGGAAGTGAAACATCAGCGACGGTCGTTGATTGGGCTATTGCAgaaatgatgaaaaatccaaGAGTAATGAAGAAGGCACAAGCCGAGGTGAGACAGGTTTTCGATAGTAGAGGAATTGTCGATGAAAAGGGCATTCCTGATCTAAACTATTTGAAGTTAGTCATCAAAGAAACTCTAAGAGTACACCCTCCAGCTCCCTTATTGCTTCCAAGAGAAAACTTAGAGAGTGTTGTGATTGATGGATACGAGATACCTGTTAAGACCAAAGTGATTGTTAATGGATGGGCTATTGGAAGAGATCCCAAGTATTGGACTGACCCGGAAACCTTTTACCCAGAAAGATTCTTGGAAAATTCAGTCGATTTCAAGGGGACTAATTTTGAGTACATACCATTTGGTGCTGGAAGGAGAATGTGTCCTGGTATAACTTTGGGTCTAGCGAATACTGAGCTTCAGCTTTCACAGTTGTTGTACTACTTTGATTGGAAACTCCCAAATGGAATGAATGGCGAAGATATCAGCATGATGGAGTCATTTGGCTTAACGGTTAGAAGAAGAGAGGATATGTACTTAATTCCTACTCCCTATCATCCTTGA
- the LOC119985339 gene encoding cytochrome P450 71D9-like codes for MELQILSFPILLCLLSVTFMVLKLGKLSKINESTSNLPPGPWKLPLIGNLHQLVSSPPHRALRELARKHGPLMYLRLGEIPLLIVSSAEYAREVMKTRDILFASRPRSLASENTSTELTGIIHAPYGEYWRQVRKICILELLSTKRVQSFRSIREEEMSNFIRWIFSKAGSPVNLTEKFYSSTYTLVSKVAFSKECKDQEDFISLIKEATKLSAGFSIEEVFPSMKVLRRISGVRSKIKKLHEQLLRIVGNIINEHFMEKEISKTRKYDKDEDLVDILLKFHEQGDRQFQLTIDNIKSIILDIFGAGSETSATTLDWAMVEMIRNPRVLLKAQAEVRQVFDSRGKADESGIPELKYLKSVIKETLRLHPPAPLLIPRENSERCEINGYGIPAKTRVLVNAWAIGRDPKHWNEAEVFYPERFIDNPIDYKGTDFEYIPFGAGRRICPGMMFGLMNVEFPLSQLLYYFDWKLPSGVNHEDLNMTEAFGTTVRRRDDLSLIPTPYHPSTIP; via the exons ATGGAGCTCCAGATCCTATCCTTCCCAATCCTTCTGTGCCTCCTCTCCGTTACGTTTATGGTACTCAAACTAGGAAAACTATCCAAAATAAATGAATCAACGTCAAATCTGCCTCCAGGGCCATGGAAATTACCTCTCATAGGAAACCTGCACCAGTTAGTTAGCTCTCCACCCCACCGTGCACTTAGAGAGTTAGCAAGAAAGCATGGACCATTGATGTACCTTCGACTCGGAGAAATTCCTCTACTTATTGTCTCTTCTGCAGAATATGCAAGAGAGGTCATGAAGACTCGGGACATTCTGTTTGCTTCAAGGCCTCGGTCACTCGCTTCAGAAAACACATCTACTGAATTGACAGGAATCATTCATGCACCTTACGGGGAATATTGGAGGCAAGTAAGAAAAATTTGCATTCTCGAACTTCTGAGCACAAAACGCGTTCAGTCATTTCGATCAATTAGAGAAGAGGAGATGTCAAATTTCATCAGATGGATTTTCTCAAAAGCAGGATCACCTGTAAATCTGACAGAGAAATTCTATTCATCAACCTACACCTTAGTTTCAAAGGTGGCCTTCAGTAAGGAGTGCAAAGACCAGGAAGATTTCATATCACTGATCAAGGAAGCTACAAAGCTTTCAGCAGGATTCAGTATAGAAGAAGTGTTTCCTTCAATGAAAGTGCTTCGTCGGATTAGTGGGGTGAGGTCTAAAATTAAGAAGTTGCACGAACAACTTCTCAGGATTGTTGGGAACATTATTAATGAACACTTCATGGAAAAAGAGATATCAAAAACCAGAAAGTATGACAAAGATGAAGATCTGGTGGATattcttttgaaatttcatGAGCAGGGTGACCGTCAATTTCAGTTAACCATCGACAATATCAAATCAATAATTCTG GACATTTTCGGTGCTGGAAGTGAAACATCAGCTACTACCCTTGATTGGGCTATGGTAGAAATGATCAGAAATCCAAGAGTGCTACTAAAAGCACAAGCTGAGGTGAGACAGGTCTTTGATAGTAGAGGAAAAGCTGACGAATCAGGCATTCCTGAGCTAAAATATTTAAAGTCAGTTATCAAAGAGACCCTAAGGTTACATCCTCCAGCTCCTTTGCTAATTCCACGAGAAAATTCAGAAAGATGTGAGATCAATGGATATGGGATACCTGCCAAAACTCGAGTACTAGTGAATGCATGGGCGATCGGAAGAGATCCCAAGCATTGGAATGAGGCGGAAGTTTTTTATCCTGAAAGATTCATAGATAATCCTATTGACTACAAGGGGACTGACTTTGAATACATCCCATTTGGTGCCGGAAGGAGGATATGTCCAGGTATGATGTTTGGTCTGATGAATGTTGAGTTCCCACTCTCGCAGTTGTTATATTACTTTGACTGGAAACTTCCCAGTGGAGTGAATCATGAAGATCTCAACATGACTGAGGCTTTTGGTACAACAGTTCGAAGAAGAGATGATTTGTCCTTAATCCCCACACCTTATCACCCTTCAACTATTCCATAG
- the LOC119986098 gene encoding pectinesterase QRT1-like: MNCGFELVLAMDCEYLSVVFALLLVGVQVGFTYDVKSFITWDDMKVDLPRERISTRDDGCRVIVVDKNGGGDSVTVQGAVDMVPASNTQRVKIFVLPGIYREKVLVPRSKPYISFIGEESRVADTIITWHDKASDIDINGHKLGTANSASVTIESDYFCATGITFQNTVKAVAGASEMQAAALRIYGDRVMFYKVRVLGTQDTLLDLAGTHYFYQCHIEGNVDFIAGNGKSLYQECNLHSVAESSGAIAAQQRFSPDQNTGFSFVNCQVTGTGNILLGRPWGNFSRMIYSNCYFNNIIDPQGWSDWRDPKRQKYVILGEYACRGPGADRGGRVSWSKSLSYEDAKPFLNTNFINGEQWLKL; encoded by the exons ATGAATTGTGGGTTTGAATTGGTTTTGGCTATGGATTGTGAGTATCTTTCTGTGGTTTTTGCATTGCTTTTGGTGGGTGTTCAAGTGGGTTTTACATATGATGTTAAGAGTTTCATTACTTGGGATGATATGAAGGTGGATTTGCCTAGGGAGAGAATTAGTACAAGAGATGATGGATGCAGAGTTATTGTTGTTGACAAGAATGGTGGAGGTGATTCTGTCACAGTTCAAGGAGCTGTAGATATGGTGCCTGCAAGTAATACTCAGAGAGTCAAAATCTTTGTTCTTCCTGGAATTTACAG GGAGAAGGTACTAGTACCAAGATCAAAGCCATACATATCATTTATTGGGGAGGAAAGCAGAGTTGCAGATACCATAATCACTTGGCATGATAAAGCATCAGATATAGACATCAATGGACATAAACTAGGAACTGCTAACTCAGCATCTGTCACCATAGAATCTGATTATTTCTGTGCAACAGGTATCACTTTCCAG AATACAGTGAAAGCAGTAGCTGGAGCATCCGAGATGCAAGCGGCAGCATTGAGGATTTATGGTGACAGAGTAATGTTTTACAAAGTTAGGGTTCTTGGGACACAGGACACTCTCTTGGATTTAGCTGGAACACACTATTTCTATCAGTGTCACATTGAAGGAAATGTTGATTTCATAGCTGGCAATGGAAAATCACTCTATCAG GAGTGTAATCTCCATTCAGTAGCTGAATCTTCCGGCGCCATTGCTGCGCAGCAACGGTTTTCGCCGGACCAGAATACTGGGTTTTCATTTGTAAATTGTCAGGTCACTGGAACTGGAAATATCCTGCTGGGAAGACCTTGGGGTAACTTTTCAAGGATGATATATTCAAACTGCTACTTCAACAATATCATTGACCCTCAAGGATGGAGTGACTGGAGGGACCCAAAGCGACAGAA GTATGTTATATTGGGGGAGTATGCATGTAGAGGACCAGGAGCAGATAGAGGAGGCAGGGTATCTTGGTCAAAATCACTCAGCTATGAAGATGCAAAGCCATTTCTGAACACAAATTTCATCAATGGAGAGCAATGGCTTAAACTATGA
- the LOC119985714 gene encoding serine acetyltransferase 1, chloroplastic-like: protein MYNYPFSSSIPKYNKKFMCMTILVLSYPLYKRSPPLFFPELLSSSHASSSLIFSLPSNSMATCIVTSRTDVSQLSRDPNRSQEDSCYNYMKYCRQPSFPDHVSCKPIKKKQTENIHTAGVEDFEDGEENIWVKIQGEARLDLEKEPILSSYYNSSILSHQSLEGALANHLSIKLSNPGLPSTTLFDIFLGVLVENADIIKAIKDDLKAVKERDPACISYVHCFLNFKGFLACQAHRVAHKLWTQGRQILALLIQNRVSEAFSVDIHPGAKIGRGILLDHATGLVIGETAVIGDNVSILHNVTLGGTGKMSGDRHPKIGDGVLIGAGTCILGNIKIGDGAKIGAGSIVLKEVPPRTTAVGNPARLIGGKENPVKLDKIPSLTMDHTSHISEWSDYVI, encoded by the exons ATGTACAATTATCCTTTCTCTTCTTCGATCcccaaatacaacaaaaaatttatgtgcatgaCGATTTTGGTCCTCTCTTACCCTCTTTATAAGCGctctcctcctctctttttccCCGAACTTCTCTCATCTTCACACGCTTCTTCTTCACTGATTTTCTCTCTTCCCTCCAATTCAATGGCCACTTGCATTGTCACTTCAAGGACAGACGTTTCTCAACTTTCTCGCGATCCAAACAGATCACAAGAAGATTCCTGCTACAATTACATGAAGTATTGCAGACAACCCAGTTTCCCTGATCATGTTTCTTGCAAACCCATTAAGAAGAAACAGACAGAGAACATACACACAGCCGGAGTTGAAGATTTTGAGGATGGTGAGGAAAATATATGGGTCAAGATACAGGGAGAAGCAAGGTTAGATCTTGAGAAAGAACCCATTTTGTCGAGCTATTACAATAGTTCCATTTTGTCTCATCAATCACTTGAAGGGGCTTTGGCGAATCATCTATCGATAAAGCTAAGCAATCCTGGCCTTCCTAGTACTACtttgtttgatattttcttAGGAGTTCTCGTAGAAAATGCAGATATTATTAAAGCAATTAAGGATGATTTGAAGGCAGTGAAAGAGAGAGACCCCGCTTGCATAAGCTATGTTCATTGTTTCTTGAACTTTAAAGGGTTTCTGGCGTGTCAAGCACATAGAGTAGCCCATAAGTTATGGACACAA GGAAGGCAAATTTTGGCACTTTTGATACAAAACAGGGTATCTGAAGCTTTCTCTGTTGATATCCATCCGGGGGCGAAGATCGGACGGGGGATACTGCTCGACCATGCAACAGGACTTGTGATTGGAGAGACTGCTGTGATTGGAGATAATGTTTCAATTCTGCATAATGTGACTTTAGGAGGTACTGGTAAGATGTCCGGAGATAGACATCCAAAGATTGGGGATGGGGTTTTGATTGGTGCAGGCACTTGTATTTTGGGGAACATTAAGATTGGTGATGGTGCCAAGATTGGTGCTGGTTCAATAGTGCTGAAGGAGGTTCCACCAAGAACTACTGCTGTTGGCAATCCTGCTAGGCTTattggaggaaaagaaaacccaGTTAAATTGGATAAAATTCCTAGTCTTACCATGGACCATACTTCACATATTTCGGAGTGGTCAGATTACGTTATCTAG
- the LOC119985716 gene encoding 30S ribosomal protein S10, chloroplastic-like, with translation MAISSISALSPSSLLISNSSSTFSSKTSISSFSFSLSFPSVNGLKHSKALQPSQSLTRVFAAPEALETQEAQDPPPEYDNYEVGGSETPSASSFSIAADADKMAPKQKIRIKLRSYWVPLIEDSCKQIMDAAKNTNAKTMGPVPLPTKKRIYCVLKSPHVHKDARFHFEIRTHQRLIDILYPTAQTIDSLMQLDLPAGVDVEVKL, from the exons ATGGCGATATCTTCAATTTCTGCACTTTCGCCTTCTTCTCTTCTAATATCCAACAGTTCCTCCACATTTTCTTCTAAAACCAGCATATCTTCTTTCTCGTTCTCTCTGTCTTTTCCTTCTGTGAATGGCTTGAAGCACAGTAAGGCCCTACAACCCTCACAGTCATTAACTAGGGTTTTTGCTGCCCCTGAAGCCTTAGAAACCCAGGAAGCCCAAGACCCACCTCCAGAATATGATAATTATGAG GTTGGTGGTTCTGAGACACCCAGTGCTTCATCGTTCAGTATTGCTGCTGATGCGGACAAG ATGGCACCAAAGCAGAAAATTAGGATCAAACTCAGATCTTACTGGGTACCCTTGATTGAGGACTCTTGCAAGCAAATAATGGATGCTGCGAAAAATACCAATGCAAAGACCATGGGTCCTGTGCCACTCCCAACGAAGAAAAGAATCTATTGTGTTCTAAAATCCCCACATGTGCACAAGGATGCAAGGTTCCATTTTGAGATCCGGACCCATCAGCGTCTCATTGATATTTTATATCCAACTGCTCAAACCATAGATTCTTTGATGCAACTTGACCTTCCAGCTGGGGTTGATGTGGAGGTCAAGCTTTAA
- the LOC119986044 gene encoding cytochrome P450 71D9-like — MEFQFPFFPVLLCFISFMFMVLKVIQRFKSTSKLPPGLWKLPLIGNLHQLVGSPLTHRVLRDLAKKHGPLMYLYLGEVPTLVVSSAEYAKEVMKTHDIIFASRPSLLATEIMSYNTTDIVYAPYGDYWRKIRKICVLELLSVKRVQSFRPIREEHISKFVEWVFSKSGSTINLTEKLYSTTYTLIAKLAFSEESGDHEEFISVTKEVIKLTTGFNIPDVFPSLKWLHQIDTTRSKLIESHEKNDRMLDNIINEHIKGKVTTKKTRKCEDLVDVLLKFHEQGDLDQSPLTIDNIKAVILDIFVAGGESSAVTIDWTMAELIKNPRVMEKAQAEVRKVFDSKTTVDESGLAELEYLKLVIKETLRLHPPAPLLIPRENTESSVIDGYEIPVRTKVIVNGWAIGRDPKYWTDPETFYPERFLENSVDFKGTNFEYVPFGAGRRICPGITFGLANIELPLSQLLYYFDWKLPNGMNGEDISMMESFGLTVRRREDLYLIPTPYHP; from the exons ATGGAGTTTCAATTCCCTTTCTTTCCTGTTCTTTTATGCTTCATTTCCTTCATGTTTATGGTGCTGAAAGTTATACAGAGATTCAAGTCAACTTCAAAGCTACCGCCAGGGCTATGGAAGCTGCCTCTTATAGGAAATCTGCACCAACTGGTTGGCTCTCCATTGACACACCGTGTATTACGAGACTTGGCGAAGAAGCATGGACCATTGATGTACCTATACCTTGGAGAAGTACCCACCCTTGTTGTTTCCTCAGCAGAGTACGCGAAAGAGGTAATGAAGACTCATGACATTATCTTTGCTTCTAGGCCTTCGTTACTTGCCACAGAAATCATGTCTTACAACACTACAGACATTGTTTACGCACCTTATGGTGATTATTGGAGGAAAATCCGAAAGATTTGCGTGCTTGAACTTTTGAGCGTGAAACGGGTCCAATCTTTTAGACCGATAAGAGAAGAACACATTTCCAAATTTGTCGAATGGGTTTTCTCAAAATCAGGATCAACTATCAACTTGACTGAAAAATTGTACTCGACAACGTATACCTTGATAGCAAAGTTGGCTTTCAGTGAGGAATCAGGAGACCATGAAGAGTTCATATCAGTAACCAAGGAAGTCATAAAGCTAACAACAGGGTTCAATATCCCAGACGTGTTTCCTTCCTTGAAATGGCTTCATCAGATCGATACAACGAGGTCTAAACTTATTGAGTCGCATGAAAAGAACGACAGGATGCTTGACaacatcatcaatgaacacattAAGGGAAAAGTGACGACAAAAAAGACCAGAAAATGTGAAGATTTGGTTGATGTTCTTCTGAAATTTCACGAGCAGGGTGACCTTGATCAAAGTCCATTAACTATTGACAATATCAAAGCAGTAATACTG GACATCTTTGTTGCTGGAGGTGAATCGTCAGCTGTAACAATTGATTGGACTATGGCAGAATTGATAAAGAACCCAAGAGTAATGGAAAAGGCACAAGCTGAGGTGAGAAAAGTCTTTGATAGTAAAACTACCGTTGATGAATCTGGACTTGCTGAACTAGAATATCTGAAGTTAGTCATTAAAGAAACTCTAAGATTACACCCTCCAGCTCCCTTATTGATTCCAAGAGAAAACACAGAGAGTTCTGTGATTGACGGATACGAGATACCTGTCAGGACCAAAGTGATTGTTAATGGATGGGCTATTGGAAGAGATCCCAAGTATTGGACTGACCCAGAAACATTTTACCCAGAAAGGTTCTTGGAAAATTCAGTCGACTTCAAGGGGACTAATTTTGAGTACGTACCATTTGGTGCTGGAAGGAGAATATGTCCTGGTATAACTTTTGGTCTCGCGAATATTGAGCTTCCGCTTTCACAGTTGTTGTACTATTTCGATTGGAAACTCCCGAATGGAATGAATGGCGAGGATATCAGCATGATGGAGTCATTTGGCTTAACGGTTAGAAGAAGAGAGGATCTGTACTTGATTCCCACTCCTTATCATCCTTGA